A single Desulfovibrio gilichinskyi DNA region contains:
- a CDS encoding PAS domain-containing sensor histidine kinase → MKYADLSKDELIKRLEDAYSSMQMIMDNIPSIVGIINEKGQIERINNSWKNFISEHYPKITNAGIGFDLYDFCKTGFANELVKNKQALAELHDVLEGRNETFKLECPFYANGKKKWFQMRAGRYQCKDGPKFVISFDDISEIKNSQIMMAEERDHFNEILSALGTGLRIIEPDMRIGWVNATTREMFPGPELVGQKCFEVFDRGTGFCNNCATKRSFEHKCSSTTEHFHPIQKKWFSIYTVPIMDENGKVARVLESVTDISNQKKTELHLKQSEYRYRSLFKNNSVMMYLINPVDGKLIDVNMEAERFYGWSRTQMQKMSIYDINTLPREKVETEITEILRLKKNTFYFQHRDASGKIHDVEVHSGPIIIDGRKIIHSSIIDVTDRKKNELELLRLRRSVENSFAAVVITDIGGNLVYVNPAFSKVTGYSREETLGKNLRVLKSGVHTAEFYKEMWQTIMQGKTWRGEICNRKKDGTLFWEQATISPVTDDKGQLTNYVGVKDDITERKELERLKEDVERIMHHDLKNPLNGIIGLPEILIMDGDLTPEQNNILEIIKNSGERMLRMIDSSLNLFKMENKTYNYSPQIVDLINVLEELLKDMESRCSAKDIKIVLKGNITEPFNVLAEYDLLYVMLSNILINAVEASPAGEQLVVELPFKPERTMKIANKGVVPQQVRNYFFEKYKTHGKKGGTGIGTYSSKLIADTMNLSLTMHTSDEENMTIIGVGFVLPDNKEEK, encoded by the coding sequence ATGAAATATGCAGATTTGAGTAAGGATGAGCTCATTAAGAGGCTTGAGGATGCCTATTCTTCAATGCAGATGATTATGGACAACATCCCTTCTATCGTAGGCATTATTAATGAAAAAGGGCAAATCGAAAGGATTAACAATTCATGGAAAAACTTCATTTCCGAGCATTATCCTAAAATTACAAATGCCGGTATTGGGTTTGATCTGTATGATTTCTGCAAAACAGGTTTTGCAAACGAACTGGTTAAAAATAAACAGGCCCTTGCGGAATTGCATGATGTCCTTGAAGGGAGAAATGAAACTTTCAAGTTGGAATGCCCGTTTTACGCAAACGGCAAAAAAAAATGGTTCCAGATGCGAGCCGGACGTTATCAATGTAAAGACGGCCCTAAATTTGTTATCTCTTTTGACGACATAAGCGAAATCAAGAATTCACAGATCATGATGGCTGAAGAGCGTGACCATTTTAATGAAATTCTTTCCGCACTGGGTACTGGATTAAGGATCATTGAACCGGACATGCGCATAGGCTGGGTCAATGCCACTACACGCGAAATGTTTCCAGGTCCTGAGTTGGTAGGACAAAAATGCTTTGAAGTTTTTGATAGGGGAACAGGATTTTGCAATAACTGCGCTACAAAAAGAAGCTTTGAGCATAAATGTTCTTCAACAACAGAACATTTTCACCCCATTCAAAAAAAATGGTTTTCCATTTATACAGTTCCGATCATGGATGAGAATGGAAAAGTTGCAAGAGTTCTTGAAAGTGTTACCGATATATCCAATCAGAAAAAAACCGAACTGCACCTGAAGCAAAGCGAATACAGGTATCGGTCGCTGTTCAAAAATAATTCGGTCATGATGTATCTGATCAACCCTGTGGACGGCAAGCTGATCGATGTGAATATGGAAGCAGAACGTTTTTACGGATGGTCACGTACCCAGATGCAGAAAATGTCAATATATGACATCAACACCTTGCCCCGCGAAAAGGTAGAAACTGAGATTACGGAGATCCTGCGACTTAAGAAAAATACATTTTATTTTCAGCATCGCGATGCTTCAGGGAAAATTCACGACGTCGAGGTCCACAGCGGCCCCATAATCATAGACGGCCGTAAAATAATCCATTCCAGTATTATTGATGTTACCGACCGCAAAAAAAATGAGCTTGAACTGCTGCGTCTGAGAAGATCGGTGGAAAACAGTTTCGCAGCAGTTGTTATTACCGACATCGGCGGTAACCTTGTCTATGTCAACCCTGCTTTCTCCAAGGTTACAGGATACTCTCGGGAAGAAACCCTCGGCAAGAATCTCCGTGTACTAAAATCAGGTGTCCATACGGCAGAATTTTACAAAGAAATGTGGCAGACTATCATGCAGGGTAAGACATGGAGGGGCGAAATCTGTAACCGCAAAAAGGACGGAACCCTTTTTTGGGAACAAGCCACTATCTCTCCGGTTACTGATGATAAAGGGCAATTGACCAACTACGTTGGAGTAAAAGATGACATTACTGAGCGCAAAGAGCTTGAGAGGCTCAAAGAGGATGTCGAACGCATAATGCACCACGATTTGAAAAATCCGTTGAATGGAATTATCGGCCTGCCGGAAATTCTGATTATGGATGGTGACCTGACTCCTGAACAGAACAACATTCTGGAAATAATTAAAAATTCTGGCGAACGGATGCTGCGCATGATTGATTCTTCTCTCAATCTTTTTAAAATGGAAAATAAAACATACAACTATTCTCCTCAAATTGTTGATTTAATTAATGTGCTTGAGGAGTTATTAAAAGATATGGAATCAAGATGCTCTGCAAAAGATATTAAAATTGTGCTGAAAGGAAATATTACGGAACCCTTTAATGTCCTGGCTGAGTATGATCTATTATATGTAATGCTTTCGAATATTCTTATTAATGCTGTTGAGGCATCACCTGCAGGGGAACAACTCGTGGTAGAGCTGCCTTTTAAGCCCGAACGGACTATGAAAATAGCAAATAAGGGAGTAGTGCCGCAGCAGGTTCGAAATTATTTTTTTGAAAAATACAAAACTCATGGGAAAAAAGGTGGCACTGGTATCGGAACTTATTCGAGCAAGCTTATTGCCGATACAATGAATTTAAGTCTGACCATGCACACTTCAGATGAAGAGAATATGACAATTATTGGAGTTGGATTCGTCCTTCCTGATAATAAGGAGGAAAAATGA
- a CDS encoding cobalamin B12-binding domain-containing protein: protein MIQNQLIKSLQQLPNLNRLAAKSLNGKCEYLAHNLISSISNSHIAKPLQQQSSVMLEINCVRHFQYIKSFIELFDPFSFVEIFKWMFRIDSNHGFPYEYWKVMLPLSLTLLKKEIPTCDFKQIEPLYDWLMSYYDKMVELSLAEKSFFEQVEENIGPAQDGETKNKKLKQFSDVYVDLLLHGKRAEAIELIMKAVSAGIQLEDVYLKILQPAMYKIGKKWQMNEVNVAVEHYCTAATQMLLAMLFPLGLDSGKHRKKMVGCCLGSELHELGMRMVSDFFEFAGWNTYFLGAITPSESLIETIKKEQPEIVCLSSSMYFGVPECKEVISMIKMIDSYPPPKVLVGGLAFNLNPSLSIVVGADGFSKNAREAIVTAEHLC, encoded by the coding sequence TTGATCCAGAATCAACTTATTAAATCACTGCAACAACTTCCAAACCTTAACAGGCTTGCTGCTAAGTCTCTAAACGGAAAGTGCGAATATCTGGCGCACAACCTTATATCAAGTATTAGCAACTCGCACATTGCAAAACCTCTCCAACAGCAATCTTCCGTGATGCTCGAAATTAATTGTGTACGGCATTTTCAATATATAAAATCATTTATAGAATTATTTGATCCATTTTCATTTGTCGAAATTTTTAAGTGGATGTTCAGGATAGATAGCAATCATGGCTTTCCGTATGAATACTGGAAGGTTATGTTGCCGTTATCGCTCACGCTTCTTAAAAAAGAAATTCCGACCTGTGACTTTAAGCAAATTGAACCACTCTATGATTGGCTGATGTCATACTATGACAAGATGGTTGAACTCAGTTTAGCTGAAAAATCCTTTTTCGAACAGGTTGAAGAAAACATTGGCCCTGCACAGGACGGTGAAACTAAAAACAAGAAGCTAAAACAATTTTCCGACGTATACGTAGATTTACTTTTACACGGAAAACGGGCGGAAGCTATTGAATTAATAATGAAAGCAGTTAGCGCAGGTATTCAGCTTGAAGATGTATACTTAAAAATACTTCAGCCGGCCATGTATAAAATCGGCAAAAAATGGCAGATGAATGAGGTTAATGTCGCTGTTGAACACTACTGTACCGCGGCAACTCAAATGCTTCTGGCCATGCTCTTTCCTCTCGGTCTTGATTCCGGCAAACACAGGAAGAAAATGGTTGGTTGCTGTCTAGGTAGCGAACTCCACGAACTGGGTATGCGCATGGTCAGTGATTTTTTTGAATTTGCAGGCTGGAACACTTATTTTCTTGGAGCAATTACTCCGTCCGAAAGTTTGATCGAAACCATAAAAAAAGAACAGCCAGAAATAGTTTGTCTTTCCTCCTCCATGTATTTTGGAGTTCCTGAGTGCAAAGAAGTAATAAGCATGATAAAAATGATAGATTCTTATCCGCCTCCTAAAGTATTAGTCGGCGGGCTCGCTTTCAATCTTAATCCAAGCTTGAGCATTGTAGTTGGAGCGGATGGATTTTCTAAAAATGCAAGAGAAGCAATAGTAACAGCCGAACATCTTTGCTGA
- a CDS encoding HD-GYP domain-containing protein, with product MSERKFRILVVDDEPHNRTLLRLSLQNLGYEIVEAENALKAFEVLNRDVDLVLTDVMMPEIDGFEMVRRIRANSETSDIPVIMVTTLSKKQDRITAIEAGANDFICKPVDILELKVRVKSMIKQKEQQDEIKNFASELNHMIEDKTAQLRKAIVELDHAHKESILHLCNAAEYKDEETAAHILRMSNYSALLAHELKLDREEVELIRISSPMHDVGKIGIPDSILLKPGPLDSNEWNIMKTHPVIGAKILGRSNSKYVNMGAIIAESHHEKWDGSGYPHGLSGENIPLPGRICAIADVFDALTSKRPYKEAFSTEVALPIMQEGKGVHFDPHILGVFFDNLDKIIEIKTKYSDL from the coding sequence ATGAGTGAACGAAAATTCAGAATTCTTGTTGTAGATGACGAGCCTCACAACAGGACCTTGCTAAGGCTGTCCCTTCAAAACCTTGGATATGAGATTGTTGAAGCCGAAAATGCATTAAAAGCGTTTGAAGTTTTGAACCGCGATGTTGATTTAGTTTTGACGGATGTGATGATGCCTGAAATCGACGGATTTGAAATGGTCAGAAGGATTCGGGCCAATAGTGAAACTTCCGACATTCCTGTAATTATGGTTACAACACTCTCTAAAAAACAGGATCGCATAACCGCCATTGAAGCGGGCGCCAACGATTTTATATGCAAACCAGTGGATATCCTTGAGCTTAAAGTTCGGGTAAAATCCATGATCAAGCAAAAAGAGCAGCAGGATGAAATCAAGAATTTTGCGTCCGAACTCAACCACATGATCGAAGACAAGACCGCACAACTGAGGAAGGCCATTGTTGAGCTTGACCATGCACACAAAGAATCAATCCTCCACTTATGCAATGCAGCTGAATACAAAGATGAGGAGACTGCCGCGCACATTTTGCGCATGAGTAACTATTCGGCGTTGTTAGCCCATGAGTTGAAACTTGACAGAGAAGAAGTGGAGCTTATTCGCATCAGCAGCCCCATGCATGATGTAGGTAAAATAGGTATCCCGGACAGTATTTTATTGAAACCAGGCCCTCTTGATTCCAACGAATGGAACATAATGAAAACTCACCCGGTTATCGGAGCAAAAATCCTTGGGAGAAGCAACTCGAAATATGTAAATATGGGAGCTATTATTGCTGAATCTCATCATGAAAAGTGGGACGGATCCGGGTATCCGCATGGGCTGAGCGGCGAAAACATTCCTCTGCCCGGACGAATATGCGCTATTGCTGATGTCTTTGACGCCTTGACGAGTAAACGTCCTTATAAAGAAGCATTTTCAACTGAAGTGGCTTTGCCGATAATGCAGGAGGGAAAAGGAGTTCATTTTGATCCGCATATTCTGGGCGTTTTTTTCGATAATTTGGATAAAATTATCGAAATTAAAACAAAATATTCCGACCTCTGA